Genomic DNA from Halobacteriovorax sp. DA5:
AATAAGACTAAACAGAATTTGATTGATGTTGCGATTCCTTTAATGGCAAAAAATGGTGTCTACGGCGTAAGCTTAAGAGATATAGCAAAGAAGGCCGAGATTAATGTCTCTTCAGTTCTTTATCATTTTGGTTCAAAAGAAGAATTTATTACGACATGTGGTGAACACTGTATCAACTTACTCGCTGAGCAGATTAAAGAAATTTCAAAACATACCTTTGATACTGTTGATGAGCTAAACCAAGTGATCAATCAAGGTGTTGAACAGGGTAAGGAAGCTATCGCAATTTGTGTCATGCTTCTTGTTATCGACTCACCTGGCTTTAGAGAAATTTATGAAAATTATGTCTCGGATGCATATGTATCTGTTCATGGACAAGAGAATCCATTCTTATTAAATCTTAGATCATTTATTTCTTATATGATCTTTAAGAGAGTTGATCTAAAAGTAGCAAAAGAAAAATATGAGGGGAGTGGTATGGTAGAATTATTATGCCAATCCCCAGTGAGTGCACTGTAGATTATTTTCTACAGTGCGTTTCATGCCACATCTTTTCAAGATTCTCACGATCATCAGGATGAGCAATTCTAATCAACTCTTGTGCTCTTTGATTAAGACTCTTTCCGTATAAATCAGCAATACCATACTCTGTAACAACATAGTGCATATGTGATCGAGTTGTTACGACACCTGCTCCTGACCTTAATGTTGGAACAATCTTGGGGTAACCTTTAGCACTTCGTGAGTTGATAACAATAATAGGCTTACCCCCTTCAGAAAGTGAGGCGCCTCTCATAAAGTCCATCTGGCCACCAACTCCAGAGATAATACGATGGCCGATTGAGTCTGCACAGACCTGTCCTGTAAGATCAATCTCAACGGCACTATTGATCGCACATACTTTTGGGTTTCTTCTAATGATACTTGGGTTATTTACATAGTCCGCTTCAAGTTGAATAACGCTTGGGTTGTCATTGATAAAATCATGTACATCTTTGCCTCCAACAATAAAGGCACTAACTGTTTTTCCACGGTGAACATTTTTGCATGAATTATTTACGGCGCCACTCTTAATTAAATCAAGAGCCCCGTTTGACCACATCTCTGTATGAATCCCTAGGTTCTTGTGATTCTTTAAACTAGCCAGAACTGCATCAGGAATTGATCCAATTCCCATTTGAAGAGTTGAGCCATCTTCAATAAGAGATGAAGTGAGCTGTCCTATCTTTAAATCCTCTTCACTCAAGCAAACTTCTTGATGGCCGACAATTTCGTGATCAATTTCAATCGCATAATCAATATCATTAATATGAATAAAGCCATCACCATGAACACGAGGCATATGTGGATTAATTTGAGCAATAACAACTTTTGCACTACTTACTGCAGCCTTTGCAACATCAACAGATGTACCTAGAGTGCAGTGCCCATGTTGATCTGGAGGACTGACGTGAATAAGTGCAAAGTCTAGAGGAATTCTACCGCTTCGAAATAAGTTTGGAATTTCAGATAGAAAGCATGGAAGATAATCAACTCTTTGGTAGTCGATATGTTTTCTCACATTTCCGCCAACAAAGAGATTGAGAATTTTAAAGTTTTCACAATATTCTTCATTTGCATATTTCGCATCACCGTGAGTATGTAGGTGAGTAAGTGTGACATCTTTTAATTTATGAGCATTTTCAAGTAACCCGTCAATTAGGGCCTGTGGCGTAGAATCACCACCATGAATAAAAATATTTGAATTAGAATATACTATCGATAAAGCTTCCGCTGCATTTGAAACAATTTTCACAAGCACTCCTTTGTGTTCATATTTTACGAAGATTTGGCCGAGATTTAAAGTATATTTGGTTACAATTTTTATATGCCATCTATTAAAAAATTAAGGTATAACCTCTAACTATTATGGTAGTTGCAACAACGAGTAAGAGACTCAAAGAACTTATTTATTTTACTATTCCACTTGTTATTGGCCAGGTTGGGCAGATGCTTTTTAACGTCGGTGATATTTTTGTTGCCGGACGCTATTCAACATCAGCAGTAGCATCTATTGGTGTTGCAGCAGGTATGTTATCTCCTTTTATAATGATTGGGATCTCAACGTTATTTTCTGTCAGTGCAGTTACGGCAAGAATGCGTGGAGCTGATACGAATCCACACGAGAATGGCGTATGGGGAAGTGGAATGACTTTAGCACTTCTTTTAGGAAGTGTTATTTGTACGGCCCTTTATATCTTTACTTACTTTGTTGACTATATCGGTTTGAATAAAGAGATCGTACCTCTTGTTAAGACTTATCTTTATTGGGTAAATATCTCGATTATTCCTGCACTTATTTTTCAAATGATTAAGGAATATCTTCAAGCTTTTGATAAAACAATTTTTGCCAATGCTCTTATCATTTTTATGAATGTCGTTAACCTCATTATGAACTACTGTTTAATGTTTGGGATTGGACCTATTCCTGAAATGGGAATAAAAGGTGCGGCAATTGCAACTGTTGTAACTCGCTTTATTCTAGCTTTAATTATTTATGTTTATGCTTATCGAGTACTTCCAATTGAAACGCATTTTAGTAAGAAGTCTTTTAAGGAATTGATAAAACTTGGAATACCAGTTGGTCTTGGAACTTTTATTGAAGTATTAATGTTCTCAACTGTTACTGTCTTAGTTGGACGCATGAGTCTTGTTGCATCAGCGTCTCACAACATTGTTCTAACAATTGCGGGACTAACTTTTATGGT
This window encodes:
- a CDS encoding TetR/AcrR family transcriptional regulator, which translates into the protein MNKTKQNLIDVAIPLMAKNGVYGVSLRDIAKKAEINVSSVLYHFGSKEEFITTCGEHCINLLAEQIKEISKHTFDTVDELNQVINQGVEQGKEAIAICVMLLVIDSPGFREIYENYVSDAYVSVHGQENPFLLNLRSFISYMIFKRVDLKVAKEKYEGSGMVELLCQSPVSAL
- a CDS encoding acetyl-CoA hydrolase/transferase family protein — encoded protein: MKIVSNAAEALSIVYSNSNIFIHGGDSTPQALIDGLLENAHKLKDVTLTHLHTHGDAKYANEEYCENFKILNLFVGGNVRKHIDYQRVDYLPCFLSEIPNLFRSGRIPLDFALIHVSPPDQHGHCTLGTSVDVAKAAVSSAKVVIAQINPHMPRVHGDGFIHINDIDYAIEIDHEIVGHQEVCLSEEDLKIGQLTSSLIEDGSTLQMGIGSIPDAVLASLKNHKNLGIHTEMWSNGALDLIKSGAVNNSCKNVHRGKTVSAFIVGGKDVHDFINDNPSVIQLEADYVNNPSIIRRNPKVCAINSAVEIDLTGQVCADSIGHRIISGVGGQMDFMRGASLSEGGKPIIVINSRSAKGYPKIVPTLRSGAGVVTTRSHMHYVVTEYGIADLYGKSLNQRAQELIRIAHPDDRENLEKMWHETHCRK
- a CDS encoding MATE family efflux transporter, with amino-acid sequence MVVATTSKRLKELIYFTIPLVIGQVGQMLFNVGDIFVAGRYSTSAVASIGVAAGMLSPFIMIGISTLFSVSAVTARMRGADTNPHENGVWGSGMTLALLLGSVICTALYIFTYFVDYIGLNKEIVPLVKTYLYWVNISIIPALIFQMIKEYLQAFDKTIFANALIIFMNVVNLIMNYCLMFGIGPIPEMGIKGAAIATVVTRFILALIIYVYAYRVLPIETHFSKKSFKELIKLGIPVGLGTFIEVLMFSTVTVLVGRMSLVASASHNIVLTIAGLTFMVPLAINGAAGVKVGYALGRKDMEMIKNYAYGCIFMAVSYMVITAICYFFFHEFLMGLFTTDQAVVLYGSGLFLYVALFQIPDGLQVAMWGVLRGLGMSKQPMLYSFCGYWLIAIPVGIYLSYQHGMEAAGLWAGLAIGLTIVSMILSLLFKKRIGELSKEWGV